The following proteins come from a genomic window of Shewanella halifaxensis HAW-EB4:
- a CDS encoding MotA/TolQ/ExbB proton channel family protein has translation MRAVILVLLLCVSTLGFAQKSATQETASVKGSAEYQALERRVDQRASEVERQNLLWSSNLKQEIDEVKTNQQQLTKRLKTKRGQLEQLNQQLIDLNQQKQSLSQDYQLAVDDMKLVQGAYQKALSSLSQQWQQSPTQFAAPQRLENLTLAKASLGFPSLTQLNELVGYAVDDMQMTAKVLTAKAPISLGDGSVTEQELQVFGGLMAVTNNEQPSFIAFTEKLPIAISPVDSQISEQLKSWLDKQAQLLPLDLSQGRMLPSLAEKQSLTEWVENGGEVLWPILILAALGLVVALWRAVMLFYWRPLAQLSDKDGTQVDLQAIKLQLSNMTRVPAASVLANAITSSSTHSSTNSSTNSNNRDGGVEAMDQRLKQLMLKQMAQFERGLGFIALLAAMAPMLGLLGTVSGMIETFQSLTEFGNSDPKLLSEGISKALITTQAGLLVALPLLLLHYPLKRRAQALSLNMEQQSALLLALNLERGGEYVTR, from the coding sequence ATGAGAGCAGTGATTTTAGTCTTGTTGTTATGCGTATCGACATTGGGCTTTGCACAAAAGTCAGCTACACAAGAGACAGCTTCTGTAAAAGGATCTGCAGAATATCAAGCTCTTGAGCGGCGAGTTGACCAGCGAGCCTCTGAGGTAGAGCGACAAAACTTGCTTTGGAGCAGCAACTTAAAGCAAGAGATCGATGAAGTTAAAACTAATCAGCAGCAGTTGACTAAGCGTTTAAAGACTAAGCGTGGTCAACTTGAGCAATTGAATCAACAGCTGATTGATTTAAATCAGCAAAAGCAAAGTCTCAGCCAAGATTATCAGCTTGCTGTTGATGATATGAAGCTGGTTCAAGGCGCCTATCAAAAAGCACTGAGTAGCCTATCGCAACAGTGGCAGCAGAGTCCTACTCAGTTTGCTGCGCCTCAACGGCTGGAAAACTTAACGCTTGCCAAGGCGAGTTTGGGATTCCCAAGCTTGACCCAGCTTAATGAGCTTGTCGGCTACGCTGTCGATGATATGCAGATGACGGCGAAAGTGCTAACAGCCAAGGCGCCGATTAGCTTGGGTGATGGCAGCGTAACGGAGCAAGAGTTACAGGTATTTGGCGGCTTAATGGCGGTGACTAATAATGAACAGCCAAGCTTTATCGCCTTTACAGAAAAACTACCCATTGCCATATCACCTGTCGATTCACAGATCAGTGAGCAACTAAAGTCTTGGCTTGATAAGCAGGCTCAGCTATTGCCGCTGGATTTAAGTCAAGGACGAATGCTGCCAAGTCTGGCAGAGAAACAGAGCCTGACAGAGTGGGTCGAAAACGGCGGAGAGGTGCTATGGCCGATCCTTATCTTAGCCGCGTTGGGATTAGTGGTAGCGCTATGGCGGGCAGTAATGCTGTTTTACTGGCGCCCGCTAGCTCAGCTTAGTGACAAGGATGGCACTCAAGTTGACCTGCAAGCTATTAAGCTGCAACTTTCAAATATGACAAGGGTGCCAGCGGCCAGCGTACTCGCTAATGCAATCACTAGCTCAAGCACTCATTCAAGCACTAACTCAAGCACTAACTCAAACAACCGAGATGGTGGTGTCGAGGCGATGGATCAACGACTGAAGCAATTGATGCTAAAGCAGATGGCACAGTTTGAACGCGGGCTTGGCTTTATTGCACTGCTGGCGGCAATGGCTCCGATGCTGGGGTTACTCGGCACCGTATCTGGCATGATTGAAACTTTTCAGTCTTTAACGGAGTTTGGTAATAGCGATCCTAAGTTGTTATCTGAGGGGATCAGTAAGGCTTTGATCACCACTCAAGCGGGATTGCTGGTGGCGCTACCTTTGCTATTACTACATTACCCACTTAAACGCCGTGCTCAGGCGCTTAGCTTGAATATGGAGCAGCAATCAGCCCTGTTACTCGCCCTTAATCTTGAGCGAGGTGGCGAGTATGTCACTCGATAG
- a CDS encoding energy transducer TonB produces MNRGRAHQVLVISVRLILSVAVTILLCYYLPSSLNDNQPRQFFNQQAKELELPLLPPEKPKLPTPKEVQSKPVTASAATPVSSSIPIMPSVADMPLQVPVLAIPTLNGLSLPSIAPVIAGIKDVDKAPELLRFIQPKMPVAGRKFKGGGRVLLRLIVEADGVVSQAQVLEAKPKQVFDQSAVEAARRWRFKPAVLSGEAVRVFVDVPINFKVS; encoded by the coding sequence ATGAATAGAGGACGCGCTCATCAAGTGTTGGTTATCTCTGTGCGGTTAATACTGTCAGTTGCAGTGACAATATTGCTCTGTTATTACCTGCCTAGCAGTCTCAATGATAATCAACCAAGGCAGTTCTTTAATCAGCAAGCGAAAGAGCTGGAGCTGCCCTTGCTTCCTCCTGAAAAACCTAAATTACCGACGCCGAAAGAGGTGCAAAGCAAACCTGTGACAGCAAGCGCTGCAACGCCAGTATCCAGCAGTATACCGATTATGCCATCGGTTGCAGATATGCCGCTGCAGGTGCCGGTTTTGGCTATTCCAACACTTAATGGCTTGAGCTTGCCGAGCATTGCGCCTGTGATAGCAGGCATAAAGGATGTGGACAAAGCCCCCGAACTTCTGCGTTTTATTCAGCCTAAGATGCCAGTGGCGGGGCGCAAGTTTAAGGGAGGCGGTAGAGTGCTTTTACGGCTTATCGTTGAGGCGGATGGCGTCGTGAGTCAGGCACAGGTGCTAGAGGCTAAGCCCAAGCAAGTGTTTGACCAATCAGCAGTAGAGGCGGCGCGCAGATGGCGCTTCAAACCTGCAGTTTTGTCTGGTGAAGCGGTGAGGGTCTTTGTTGATGTACCAATTAACTTTAAGGTTAGTTAA
- a CDS encoding S9 family peptidase, whose product MKSVIRHVGFSALSLAVLAGCGATSVSPDQAQAANQSANHIASQTAQVALSAPPQVDQALTLNQIMANPDWMGLFAKGAYWSDDGQSIYFARQAHGAPTKTYYQQNIDGTAASELALNQLHSADQRRGVLNNDKSRKAYIYQGNLFVKDLNSAKVMQLTRQNTAIDGVRFLNNGDIAYWLGDNIFKIHQDSGLVEEIANIKMAAEPKGVQAPSSYIAKQQHRLIQYVAMQQDNAKAKQDYKTELAKVDPTISAKIWYLGDKEVVTNLSLSPDGRYVLVALKDKDYSWRAEHDIMPNYLGKDGYVDAVPARARVAEDKDPGERLVLLDLNTHSKKDITIEGLTGFDEDVLAAVKAENAKAKGDSYKSEKAPRNLQLMQDWGWSQSAIQWTDSGDKVAVMLEAVDNKDRWIATVNLDKGSLTTQHRLHDDAWVNYNFNQYGWLPNSDSLYYLSEETGFSHIYLKEQGEKAKALTQGQFVVSDITLGPKAEFIYYKANKTHPGIDNVYRVEIATGKDEQLTEWQGQLDYTLSPDGTALLLDASTRIQPAELFVQPIGGELKQLTDYTSDAFKNYAWQAPEVVAVPSNHGAGEVYARVYLPQGYSKDNADKYPAVIFNHGAGYLQNAHYGFSGYFREFMFHNLLAQQGYVVMDMDFRGSKGYGRDWRTAVYRQMGTPEVEDLKDGVNWMATNVNVDAGKVGTYGGSYGGFLTFMALFNEPELFQAGAALRPVTDWAHYNAPYTSNILNTPDVDPIAYERSSPIEHAQGLQKPLLIMSGVLDDNVFFQDSVRLVQRLIELEKPMFETAIYPVEPHGFRQPSSWLDEYRRIHKLFEQELK is encoded by the coding sequence ATGAAAAGCGTCATTCGTCATGTCGGCTTTAGTGCACTATCACTGGCAGTATTAGCGGGTTGCGGTGCAACCAGCGTTTCTCCTGACCAAGCTCAAGCAGCTAATCAAAGTGCCAACCATATAGCGAGCCAAACAGCTCAAGTCGCCTTATCGGCGCCTCCTCAAGTAGACCAAGCATTAACGTTAAATCAGATCATGGCTAATCCTGACTGGATGGGGCTATTTGCTAAAGGGGCCTATTGGAGCGATGACGGTCAGTCAATCTACTTCGCTAGACAAGCTCATGGCGCACCGACTAAAACCTATTATCAGCAAAATATCGATGGTACAGCAGCAAGTGAGCTGGCATTAAATCAGCTGCACAGCGCCGATCAACGCCGTGGTGTGTTAAATAATGACAAGAGCCGTAAAGCTTATATCTACCAAGGCAACTTATTCGTAAAAGATCTTAACAGCGCTAAGGTGATGCAGCTGACTCGCCAGAACACCGCGATTGACGGTGTGCGCTTTCTAAACAATGGTGATATCGCCTACTGGCTGGGCGATAATATTTTCAAAATTCATCAAGACTCAGGTTTGGTAGAAGAGATCGCCAATATCAAGATGGCGGCGGAGCCGAAAGGGGTTCAAGCACCATCGAGTTATATCGCCAAGCAGCAACATCGGCTAATCCAGTATGTTGCCATGCAGCAAGATAATGCCAAGGCGAAACAAGATTATAAGACTGAACTTGCTAAAGTCGATCCGACGATATCGGCCAAGATCTGGTATCTAGGCGATAAAGAGGTCGTGACCAACCTAAGCCTGTCTCCAGATGGCCGCTACGTGCTCGTTGCGCTAAAAGATAAAGATTATAGCTGGCGAGCAGAGCACGACATTATGCCCAATTACCTTGGTAAAGATGGTTATGTCGATGCCGTTCCTGCTCGTGCCCGTGTCGCAGAAGATAAGGATCCGGGTGAGCGTCTAGTGCTGCTTGATCTCAATACCCATTCAAAGAAAGACATTACTATCGAAGGCTTAACAGGCTTTGATGAAGATGTACTCGCCGCAGTTAAGGCTGAGAACGCTAAAGCAAAAGGTGACAGTTACAAGAGTGAGAAAGCGCCACGTAACTTACAGTTGATGCAAGACTGGGGCTGGTCACAGAGTGCGATTCAGTGGACAGATTCAGGTGACAAGGTCGCTGTGATGTTAGAAGCGGTCGATAATAAAGATCGCTGGATAGCCACAGTAAACCTAGATAAGGGCAGTTTAACCACCCAGCACCGTTTGCATGATGATGCTTGGGTTAACTACAACTTTAACCAGTATGGTTGGCTACCTAATAGCGATAGCTTGTACTACCTCTCTGAAGAGACTGGCTTTTCACACATCTATCTAAAAGAGCAAGGCGAGAAAGCTAAGGCTCTGACTCAAGGTCAGTTTGTGGTCAGTGATATCACATTGGGGCCTAAGGCTGAGTTTATTTACTACAAGGCCAACAAGACCCACCCAGGGATCGACAACGTTTACCGCGTAGAAATAGCCACAGGTAAAGATGAGCAACTCACCGAGTGGCAAGGTCAGCTTGATTACACCCTTAGCCCAGATGGAACTGCGCTGCTATTAGATGCATCGACTCGTATCCAACCTGCAGAACTATTTGTGCAGCCAATTGGTGGTGAACTTAAGCAATTAACTGACTACACCAGTGATGCATTTAAAAACTACGCATGGCAAGCGCCTGAGGTGGTAGCTGTGCCTTCAAACCACGGTGCAGGTGAAGTTTACGCTCGAGTATATCTGCCGCAAGGTTATAGTAAAGACAACGCAGACAAGTATCCTGCGGTGATCTTTAACCATGGTGCAGGTTACTTGCAAAATGCGCATTACGGCTTTTCCGGTTACTTTAGAGAGTTCATGTTCCATAACTTACTTGCTCAACAAGGCTATGTGGTGATGGATATGGATTTCCGTGGCTCAAAAGGATATGGCCGCGATTGGCGCACAGCCGTGTATCGTCAAATGGGCACTCCTGAAGTTGAAGATCTCAAAGATGGTGTTAATTGGATGGCGACTAACGTCAACGTTGATGCGGGTAAGGTCGGCACTTATGGTGGATCTTACGGCGGTTTCTTAACCTTTATGGCGCTGTTTAATGAGCCTGAGCTATTCCAAGCTGGTGCTGCGCTACGTCCTGTAACGGATTGGGCACATTACAATGCGCCATACACATCAAATATTTTAAATACGCCTGATGTTGATCCAATCGCCTATGAGCGTAGCTCGCCGATTGAGCATGCACAGGGATTACAAAAGCCATTGCTGATTATGAGCGGCGTATTAGATGACAACGTGTTCTTCCAAGACAGCGTGCGATTAGTGCAGCGTTTGATCGAGCTTGAGAAGCCGATGTTTGAAACGGCTATCTATCCGGTTGAGCCCCATGGTTTTCGTCAGCCATCGAGTTGGTTGGATGAGTATCGCCGCATTCACAAGTTATTTGAACAAGAGTTGAAGTAG
- a CDS encoding MotA/TolQ/ExbB proton channel family protein, translating into MSLDSLLFSVRQFGHAILGFIELGGVVMWPLFACCLWMLWLVSRALFKDTGDYSKAMLVTTRHDWLNQRLSLLALRQIQAQQYADLQGVKLLAMVAPLLGLLGTVSGMIAMFDAGASYGFHDPAVISAGISMAMVTTQTGLFVGLSGALLAFFWQRKLNRVDTNLLVGGKHA; encoded by the coding sequence ATGTCACTCGATAGCTTACTGTTTTCTGTCCGGCAGTTTGGTCATGCCATTCTTGGCTTTATTGAGCTGGGTGGAGTGGTGATGTGGCCGCTGTTTGCTTGCTGCCTATGGATGCTGTGGTTGGTGAGCCGGGCTCTATTTAAAGACACGGGAGACTATAGCAAGGCTATGCTTGTGACGACTCGACATGATTGGCTTAATCAGCGTCTGAGTCTATTAGCACTAAGACAGATACAAGCGCAGCAGTATGCGGATCTACAAGGGGTGAAGCTATTGGCCATGGTTGCGCCGCTATTAGGCTTGCTGGGAACCGTTAGTGGCATGATTGCGATGTTTGATGCTGGAGCCAGTTATGGCTTTCATGATCCGGCAGTGATTTCGGCTGGGATCTCTATGGCGATGGTCACCACGCAAACCGGGCTATTTGTTGGCTTAAGCGGCGCGCTGTTGGCCTTTTTTTGGCAACGAAAGCTAAACCGTGTCGATACCAATCTGTTAGTGGGAGGCAAACATGCTTAG
- a CDS encoding DUF3450 domain-containing protein: MIGRIYYGLLTLCCVLPLAAYASEANDGKQPTANLAQQWLEQIKLPVVKSVQLGEEAAAWQQQKAQSLSQQQQDLGELYWTEYQVQKQQRYLASLQAEVAQLQQDIATITALKQELEPQLEIWYATLERQVSADLPFDYDERKRRLAFLRSAMDSNELPLAERFRRMLDVITIEVAYGYSQQVAQEIIVIDELPVQVNLLRLGRLSWFYMTPDEQQLGWFDSQSRQWRALPVNEQGDLRLAMAITSNKQVAQIVNLPLGAQQ, translated from the coding sequence ATGATAGGGCGTATTTATTACGGTTTGCTCACTCTTTGCTGTGTATTGCCTCTGGCAGCTTATGCATCAGAGGCAAATGATGGCAAGCAGCCTACTGCTAACTTAGCTCAGCAATGGCTTGAGCAGATTAAGCTACCTGTTGTGAAATCGGTGCAGCTTGGAGAGGAGGCCGCCGCATGGCAGCAGCAAAAAGCGCAATCTCTGTCACAACAGCAACAAGATCTCGGTGAGCTTTATTGGACCGAGTATCAGGTGCAAAAACAACAAAGGTATCTGGCCTCACTGCAGGCTGAAGTCGCACAGTTGCAGCAAGATATCGCCACTATCACAGCGCTTAAACAGGAGTTAGAGCCGCAACTGGAGATCTGGTACGCCACGTTGGAGCGTCAAGTCAGTGCTGATCTACCTTTCGACTATGACGAGCGCAAGCGGCGTTTAGCGTTTTTACGTAGTGCGATGGATAGCAATGAGTTGCCATTAGCCGAGCGTTTTAGGCGCATGCTCGATGTGATTACTATCGAGGTGGCTTACGGTTATAGCCAGCAGGTAGCACAAGAGATCATCGTTATCGATGAGCTGCCTGTGCAGGTGAATCTGCTGCGCTTAGGCCGCCTATCTTGGTTCTATATGACGCCTGATGAACAGCAGCTCGGCTGGTTTGATAGTCAGTCGCGCCAATGGCGAGCTCTACCTGTCAATGAGCAAGGAGACTTAAGGTTAGCGATGGCAATAACGTCGAATAAACAGGTTGCCCAGATAGTTAACCTGCCATTAGGAGCGCAACAATAA
- a CDS encoding aspartate aminotransferase family protein, with amino-acid sequence MSVNMNLTRAQFDEVMVPNYAPSAVIPVRGEGSRVWDQEGKEYIDFAGGIAVNCLGHCHPALVGALKTQGEKLWHLSNVMTNEPALELATKLVEATFAERVYFANSGAEANEAALKLVRRYAMDKFGAEKDQIIAFDKAFHGRTFFTVSVGGQAAYSDGFGPKPQSITHVPFNDIEALEAVFSDKTCAVMMEPLQGEGGIIDADPEFLKAVRALCDKHNALLVFDEVQTGVGRLGELYAYMRGDVVPDVLTTAKALGGGFPIAAMLTTKEIAAHLKIGTHGSTYGGNPLACAVGNAVMDVVNTPEVLNGVKHREQLFRDGLNKINDKYDVFSEIRGQGLLIGAVVNSKYQGRAKEFLVAGINEGVMSLVAGANVVRFTPSLVIPETDIAEGLARFERAVAKVVEA; translated from the coding sequence ATGAGCGTAAATATGAATCTTACACGTGCCCAATTTGACGAAGTAATGGTGCCTAACTATGCGCCTTCAGCGGTTATTCCAGTCCGTGGCGAAGGTAGCCGAGTTTGGGATCAAGAAGGTAAAGAGTACATCGACTTTGCTGGTGGTATTGCGGTTAACTGTTTAGGTCATTGTCATCCTGCTTTGGTTGGCGCGCTAAAGACACAAGGCGAGAAGCTTTGGCATCTTTCTAACGTGATGACTAACGAGCCAGCTCTTGAACTTGCGACCAAGCTTGTTGAAGCGACATTTGCCGAACGCGTTTATTTTGCTAACTCAGGTGCTGAAGCGAATGAAGCAGCGCTTAAGCTAGTACGTCGTTATGCCATGGATAAGTTTGGTGCTGAAAAAGATCAAATTATCGCATTCGATAAAGCCTTCCACGGCCGTACTTTCTTCACCGTAAGTGTTGGTGGTCAAGCGGCATACTCAGATGGATTTGGTCCTAAGCCGCAGAGCATCACACATGTGCCATTTAACGATATTGAAGCATTAGAAGCCGTATTTTCTGATAAGACTTGTGCGGTAATGATGGAGCCACTGCAAGGTGAAGGTGGCATTATTGATGCGGATCCTGAATTTTTAAAAGCGGTTCGTGCGCTTTGTGATAAGCATAATGCACTGTTAGTTTTTGATGAAGTTCAAACTGGTGTGGGTCGTCTCGGTGAACTCTATGCGTATATGCGTGGCGATGTCGTTCCTGATGTACTGACAACGGCAAAAGCACTCGGTGGTGGTTTCCCTATTGCTGCGATGCTAACGACAAAAGAGATCGCCGCTCACCTTAAGATCGGTACCCATGGTTCTACCTATGGCGGTAACCCGCTAGCTTGTGCTGTGGGTAATGCGGTAATGGATGTGGTGAATACGCCAGAAGTATTGAACGGCGTTAAGCACCGTGAACAACTGTTTCGCGATGGTCTAAATAAGATCAACGACAAGTATGATGTATTCTCTGAAATTCGTGGCCAAGGTCTATTGATTGGTGCAGTCGTCAACAGCAAGTATCAAGGACGCGCAAAAGAGTTCTTGGTTGCAGGCATTAACGAAGGCGTAATGAGCCTTGTTGCTGGTGCAAATGTTGTTCGCTTTACGCCTTCTCTAGTGATCCCTGAAACCGATATTGCTGAAGGTCTAGCGCGCTTTGAGCGTGCAGTCGCTAAAGTTGTCGAAGCCTAA
- a CDS encoding ExbD/TolR family protein, which produces MLSDRFRQDKDPEINMTPMLDVVFILLIFFIVSTNFVQQSSVEIKRPQASTATSVDGSPIVVTLDTTGRVYFESKEIDIYYLPGKLQQIASQTPKAKLLVVADTNCPTGVTIKVLDIAKQAGISFSSVASEIR; this is translated from the coding sequence ATGCTTAGCGATCGTTTCAGACAAGATAAAGACCCTGAGATCAACATGACTCCCATGCTCGATGTGGTGTTCATCTTGCTGATTTTCTTTATTGTGTCGACTAATTTTGTGCAGCAATCATCGGTAGAGATTAAACGCCCTCAAGCCAGTACCGCGACTAGCGTCGATGGCAGCCCGATTGTGGTGACTCTCGATACCACTGGACGAGTCTATTTTGAGTCAAAAGAGATAGATATCTATTACCTACCCGGTAAGCTACAGCAGATCGCCAGTCAAACGCCTAAGGCAAAGTTGTTGGTTGTTGCCGATACCAACTGCCCAACAGGTGTCACTATCAAAGTGTTGGATATTGCCAAGCAGGCTGGGATCAGTTTTAGCTCTGTGGCGTCAGAGATCCGCTAA
- a CDS encoding tetratricopeptide repeat protein: MNNLKLSMLLILFISPFISSLSHGRELNASPGRDLNRYESGLLNKASPLLEDNDFNAALKLILPLLEQPAPHQIVFQYVCRTLADSGAEAKALNCWERGYELYPQQSNIAVNLAHGQLQAEQYEAAIATLAPLKLSTLDEPILAQVRYMQGYAHYQLTQYQAAVELLLSSDVKLHWWPIISYSQLALERWQGAKSSALQWLAFEPDNRTAWQVLTRSELGLDNKLEAALASDIAAHLSGARGGRRLQDSIGLFGQIKAYNLAANCTSQNNTDDVAHQGSDIKDFDSQAFACAQYAWLSGRYDEALAFLQGFNIDHLITDKDLVDDFYLLQGQLFAALKQGDNARKAWGRVGLQALPLGTAAEIKHARQRRNQQQGQALLLIGQSYWLEQQWPEAQASYRKLAQTPGFETLATAFGQRLDTFVQLEDKL, encoded by the coding sequence ATGAATAACTTAAAATTATCGATGCTGTTGATACTGTTTATCTCACCTTTTATCTCTTCTCTTAGCCATGGGCGAGAATTAAATGCTAGCCCTGGACGAGATTTAAATCGATATGAGTCTGGCCTACTCAATAAAGCGAGTCCACTACTCGAGGACAATGATTTTAATGCAGCGTTAAAGCTGATATTACCACTGCTTGAGCAACCTGCTCCACACCAAATCGTATTTCAATATGTGTGTAGAACTCTCGCCGATAGCGGAGCTGAAGCCAAGGCGCTAAATTGTTGGGAGCGAGGCTACGAGCTTTACCCGCAGCAGAGCAATATCGCGGTCAATTTAGCCCATGGACAGTTACAGGCTGAGCAATATGAGGCCGCTATCGCTACTTTAGCACCGTTGAAATTGTCGACTCTAGATGAGCCTATTTTGGCGCAGGTTCGCTATATGCAAGGCTACGCTCATTATCAGTTAACCCAATATCAAGCGGCGGTAGAACTCTTGCTCTCTTCAGACGTGAAGCTCCATTGGTGGCCAATCATTAGTTACAGTCAGCTGGCGTTGGAGCGGTGGCAAGGCGCTAAAAGTAGTGCGCTGCAGTGGCTTGCTTTTGAGCCTGATAACCGCACCGCTTGGCAAGTATTAACCCGCAGTGAGCTTGGGTTAGATAATAAGCTTGAGGCTGCACTGGCAAGCGATATTGCCGCTCACTTAAGTGGTGCTAGAGGAGGTCGCAGGCTGCAAGATAGCATCGGGTTGTTTGGCCAGATCAAAGCTTATAATCTCGCGGCGAACTGTACCTCACAAAATAATACTGATGATGTTGCTCACCAAGGCTCTGATATAAAGGACTTTGACTCACAAGCTTTTGCTTGTGCCCAATATGCTTGGTTATCGGGACGATATGATGAGGCTTTAGCTTTTCTACAGGGTTTTAATATCGACCACTTAATTACAGATAAGGATTTAGTTGATGACTTCTATCTGTTACAAGGCCAGTTATTTGCCGCGTTAAAACAGGGCGATAACGCTCGAAAAGCATGGGGGCGGGTGGGGTTGCAAGCCCTGCCGTTAGGCACTGCGGCCGAGATAAAACATGCTCGTCAGCGACGTAACCAGCAGCAGGGACAAGCTTTACTGTTAATTGGTCAAAGTTACTGGCTAGAGCAGCAGTGGCCGGAGGCACAAGCGAGTTATCGAAAGCTGGCACAAACTCCGGGGTTTGAAACGCTAGCGACGGCTTTTGGCCAACGTTTAGATACATTCGTACAGCTAGAGGACAAACTCTGA
- a CDS encoding HDOD domain-containing protein: MAISVAGGVKPAQIIEIEHRLLKQLIVGRGKSISMDDELNAELEDDANKLEVEREAIRARIAKQNQDKAVFEAVSKQLLSSVNTTIEHQLSSPEQVLKHSKLDEKQITLLELLYSERVDLMQIKPLIIALPWLERDLVNIVNSPAFRHRRPSSSDVQVTDVKLVLNYIGVENLQALIPYFCLRNLMPTGQPQMLWLTRKLWRYSVVAAIAAQTLAALHEKAPAFIYSCSLMSQLGTTCVINQCAKTFDDMWGTWLREASASRDKELYDAVMATEFPANDVYQQVLAHSRTLNWQLLSLLKFDEIRLTKTFKRIDTSLIYAELDEDSALIERANCYAMVYLLKEAGNITPAESRLMFDYYQLSEQEQIRLSAQHFRKLTLF, translated from the coding sequence GTGGCAATTTCGGTCGCAGGCGGCGTTAAGCCTGCACAAATCATAGAGATAGAGCATCGACTACTAAAGCAATTAATAGTCGGTCGCGGCAAGTCTATTAGCATGGACGATGAGCTTAATGCCGAATTGGAAGATGATGCTAATAAACTTGAGGTTGAACGCGAGGCTATTCGTGCAAGGATAGCTAAACAGAACCAAGACAAGGCCGTTTTTGAGGCTGTTTCTAAGCAATTGCTAAGCAGTGTTAATACCACTATTGAGCATCAACTCTCATCTCCTGAGCAGGTGCTGAAGCATTCAAAGCTCGATGAGAAACAGATCACCTTGCTAGAGTTATTATATTCAGAACGTGTCGACTTAATGCAGATTAAGCCATTAATTATTGCGTTACCTTGGCTTGAGCGTGATCTGGTGAATATAGTTAATAGCCCGGCATTTAGGCATCGAAGACCCAGTTCATCAGATGTACAAGTAACCGATGTTAAGTTGGTACTTAACTATATCGGGGTTGAGAACCTACAAGCATTAATTCCCTATTTTTGTCTTAGGAACTTGATGCCAACGGGACAACCACAGATGTTGTGGTTAACAAGAAAACTGTGGCGTTACAGTGTTGTCGCCGCGATAGCCGCTCAAACTTTAGCCGCCTTACACGAGAAAGCGCCAGCATTTATTTATAGTTGCAGTTTGATGAGTCAACTGGGAACTACCTGCGTGATTAACCAATGTGCAAAGACATTTGATGACATGTGGGGGACTTGGCTCAGAGAAGCGAGCGCAAGCCGCGATAAAGAGCTTTATGATGCGGTGATGGCAACAGAGTTTCCTGCGAATGATGTTTACCAACAAGTTTTGGCTCATAGTCGCACTCTTAATTGGCAACTCTTGAGCCTGCTTAAATTTGATGAAATCCGTTTAACCAAAACCTTTAAGCGTATTGATACCAGCCTAATATACGCTGAACTGGATGAAGATTCGGCGTTAATAGAGCGCGCTAATTGCTATGCTATGGTCTATTTATTAAAAGAAGCTGGCAACATTACCCCCGCAGAATCTCGGTTAATGTTTGATTATTATCAGCTCTCGGAGCAGGAGCAGATCCGTTTGAGTGCGCAACATTTCCGTAAGCTGACACTGTTTTAA
- a CDS encoding anthranilate synthase component II: MILMIDNYDSFTFNLVQYFQQLGQEIVVKRNDEISLQDIEALAPSHLVISPGPCTPNEAGLSLSIIEHFVGQLPILGVCLGHQAIAQVFGANVIRAKRVMHGKTSAIAHTDSGLFRGLNNPLTVTRYHSLLVDSVPEGFALDAWFDDPVYGREIMAMSMPAKKIYGVQFHPESILTEQGHELLANFIQIT; this comes from the coding sequence ATGATCTTAATGATCGACAATTACGACTCATTTACTTTTAATCTGGTGCAGTATTTTCAGCAGCTTGGGCAAGAGATTGTGGTTAAGCGCAACGACGAAATCAGTCTCCAAGATATTGAGGCTTTAGCACCGAGTCACTTAGTGATCTCACCTGGCCCTTGTACGCCAAACGAGGCGGGTCTGTCGTTATCAATTATTGAACACTTTGTTGGCCAACTGCCAATCCTTGGGGTTTGTTTAGGGCATCAGGCGATTGCACAGGTATTTGGTGCGAATGTTATTCGTGCTAAGCGAGTTATGCATGGTAAAACCAGTGCCATAGCGCATACCGACAGTGGTTTATTTCGTGGTTTGAATAACCCGCTAACCGTCACCCGTTATCACTCTTTGCTGGTCGATAGTGTACCCGAGGGCTTTGCTTTAGATGCTTGGTTTGACGATCCTGTTTATGGGCGAGAGATCATGGCGATGAGTATGCCTGCTAAGAAGATCTATGGTGTGCAGTTTCATCCGGAGTCTATTCTGACCGAACAAGGCCATGAGCTGTTAGCAAACTTTATCCAAATCACCTAA